In Winkia neuii, a genomic segment contains:
- a CDS encoding tyrosine recombinase XerC, which yields MEVEETLTAYADYLRSARSMSQNTVRAYTGDVRDYFAFVDKDGNQSLRPEDLSLQNLRDWLANYAEHGSARASLARRAAALRSFCAWAKGRGIISDNPAARLKSPKLQKTFPGLYTSEQADLFLAVAKKVGDDPASIRDWAALELLYATGIRVSELVGLDLPDLNMDELVIRVFGKGAKERTVPFGIPARNALRCYLRQNRDRLLGKSKQNTKALFISNRGIRLSDRAVRRAVTKISALAGLADVGPHGLRHSAATSLLAGGADLRAVQELLGHSSMQTTQRYTHIDDARLRAAFLQAHPRA from the coding sequence GTGGAAGTAGAAGAAACTCTGACGGCATATGCCGATTATTTGCGTTCGGCTCGCTCTATGAGTCAGAACACCGTGCGAGCCTATACAGGCGACGTAAGGGATTACTTCGCGTTTGTAGATAAGGACGGTAACCAGTCGCTTAGGCCAGAGGATCTGTCTTTACAAAACTTACGAGATTGGTTGGCAAATTATGCTGAGCATGGCAGTGCCCGTGCTTCACTTGCGCGCAGGGCAGCGGCTCTACGCTCTTTTTGTGCCTGGGCTAAGGGCAGGGGGATTATCTCAGATAACCCTGCCGCAAGACTGAAATCGCCGAAACTACAGAAAACTTTCCCCGGGCTATATACCTCAGAACAGGCAGATTTATTCCTTGCGGTAGCAAAGAAGGTTGGCGATGATCCTGCCTCTATCCGTGATTGGGCCGCATTAGAACTGCTATATGCCACCGGCATTAGAGTCTCAGAGTTGGTAGGACTAGATCTACCAGATCTCAACATGGACGAACTCGTTATCCGGGTATTCGGCAAGGGCGCAAAGGAACGCACAGTACCCTTTGGCATACCAGCAAGGAATGCGCTCCGCTGTTATCTGCGGCAGAACCGAGACAGGCTGCTTGGCAAATCGAAGCAGAATACGAAAGCCCTATTCATATCTAATAGAGGAATTCGTCTCTCGGACCGAGCAGTACGGCGAGCGGTCACGAAAATAAGCGCGCTCGCGGGGCTAGCGGACGTCGGGCCACATGGACTGCGGCACTCTGCGGCAACTTCGCTATTGGCGGGGGGAGCCGATCTTAGAGCCGTCCAAGAACTGCTTGGGCACTCCTCAATGCAAACTACTCAAAGATACACGCATATTGATGATGCTCGTCTTAGAGCCGCATTTTTGCAGGCACATCCCCGAGCCTAA
- a CDS encoding M23 family metallopeptidase produces MKKLFCVCTCLVFALSRCPTSSAVPHYRFLWPCGYKSRVVRSFAPPAKKWLAGHRGVDLACGRKIFAPAAGTVYFSGNIAGKYVISIKHSEHLRTTYEPVRSDLKKGQSVKKGQFIGTLMPGHHDALHWGALVGRDRYINPLQFLFGPIRLKPL; encoded by the coding sequence ATGAAGAAGTTATTTTGTGTATGTACCTGTCTAGTTTTCGCTCTGAGCCGTTGCCCCACAAGCAGTGCCGTTCCACACTATCGTTTTCTGTGGCCATGCGGATATAAGTCCCGGGTAGTCCGCAGTTTTGCTCCGCCAGCAAAGAAGTGGCTTGCAGGGCACAGGGGAGTTGATTTGGCATGCGGCAGGAAAATCTTTGCGCCGGCGGCAGGAACCGTCTATTTTTCTGGCAACATTGCCGGGAAATATGTGATCTCAATAAAGCATTCAGAGCACCTTCGCACAACGTATGAACCTGTGCGATCGGATCTGAAAAAGGGCCAAAGCGTTAAGAAAGGACAATTTATAGGAACGCTTATGCCAGGGCATCATGACGCATTGCATTGGGGAGCTCTGGTGGGACGAGATCGGTATATAAACCCTCTTCAATTTCTCTTCGGACCCATAAGGCTAAAACCGCTATAG
- the rpsB gene encoding 30S ribosomal protein S2, with translation MAVVTMSQLLEAGVHFGHQTRRWNPKMKPFILTDRNGIYIVDLQQTLTGIDEAYDFVKQTVLHNGTLLFVGTKKQAQEAIAEQATRVGMPYVNQRWLGGMLTNFSTVNKRLQRLKELEQIDFDDVAGSSYTKKELLMMRRERDKLARTLGGIRDMAKVPSAVWIVDTKKEHLAVAEARKLNIPVVAILDTNCDPDEVDYRIPGNDDAIRAVELLTRVIADAVADGLLARSNSKSSNKDEEGQPLADWEREILEGSEGKEEAKAEESESAAKGEESKSETPAADAASAK, from the coding sequence ATGGCAGTAGTAACCATGAGCCAGCTGCTTGAAGCTGGCGTTCACTTCGGGCACCAGACTCGTCGCTGGAACCCGAAGATGAAGCCGTTCATTCTAACTGACCGTAACGGCATCTACATCGTCGATCTGCAGCAGACCCTAACCGGTATTGACGAGGCTTATGACTTCGTGAAGCAGACCGTGCTACACAACGGCACCCTGCTGTTCGTGGGTACCAAGAAGCAGGCTCAGGAAGCTATTGCTGAGCAGGCAACCCGCGTCGGCATGCCCTACGTCAACCAGCGTTGGCTCGGCGGTATGTTGACTAATTTCTCCACCGTCAACAAGCGTCTGCAGCGCCTGAAGGAACTTGAGCAGATCGATTTTGACGACGTCGCTGGCTCCTCTTACACCAAGAAGGAACTGCTGATGATGCGTCGTGAGCGTGACAAGCTCGCCCGCACCCTTGGTGGCATCCGTGACATGGCCAAGGTGCCGTCGGCTGTTTGGATTGTCGACACCAAGAAGGAACACCTCGCGGTTGCTGAAGCCCGCAAGCTCAACATCCCCGTTGTCGCCATCCTGGATACCAACTGCGATCCTGACGAAGTTGACTACCGTATCCCTGGCAACGACGACGCTATCCGCGCTGTCGAATTGCTGACTCGCGTCATTGCTGACGCAGTAGCTGATGGTCTTCTAGCTCGCTCTAACTCGAAGTCCTCTAACAAGGACGAGGAAGGCCAGCCTCTGGCCGACTGGGAACGCGAGATTCTGGAAGGTTCCGAAGGCAAGGAAGAAGCTAAGGCTGAAGAGTCGGAGTCGGCTGCCAAGGGAGAAGAGTCCAAGTCTGAGACCCCGGCAGCCGATGCTGCCTCCGCAAAGTAA
- the tsf gene encoding translation elongation factor Ts, with translation MAKNYTTADIKSLREETGAGMLDVKKALDEANGDHDEALKIIRLKGLKSISKREDRSASAGLVLAHIADVDGSQVGVMVEVNSETDFVAKNQKFIDFANEVLEAAVESGATNAEELLAAKAEEGTVKDKVDAIAAVIGEKIEVSRMARVEAPKVTKYMHYSNPDLPPQVGVLVGTDDAAEQIAHDVAMHIAAYQPDYLSESDVPAEDLEKERQTLTELTINEGKPEKIVPKIVEGRMKSFYKDHCLLDQDYAKDPKHTVGQIVEQAGGEVKSFVRFHVGA, from the coding sequence ATGGCAAAGAACTACACCACTGCAGATATCAAGTCTCTGCGCGAGGAAACTGGCGCGGGCATGCTTGATGTCAAGAAGGCTCTTGACGAGGCCAATGGTGATCACGACGAAGCTCTGAAGATCATCCGCCTGAAGGGTTTGAAGTCCATCTCCAAGCGTGAAGATCGCTCGGCCTCTGCTGGCCTAGTGTTGGCTCACATTGCTGATGTCGATGGCAGCCAGGTTGGCGTCATGGTCGAGGTAAACTCCGAGACCGACTTCGTGGCAAAGAATCAGAAGTTCATTGATTTTGCCAACGAGGTACTTGAAGCCGCTGTCGAGTCCGGTGCAACCAACGCCGAAGAGCTGCTTGCAGCTAAGGCTGAAGAGGGAACCGTCAAGGACAAGGTAGACGCAATTGCAGCCGTAATTGGCGAGAAGATTGAGGTCTCTCGTATGGCCCGCGTTGAAGCGCCCAAGGTCACCAAGTACATGCACTACTCGAACCCGGATCTGCCCCCGCAGGTTGGCGTTCTAGTTGGTACCGACGACGCTGCTGAGCAGATTGCGCACGATGTGGCAATGCACATTGCGGCATACCAGCCTGATTACCTCTCTGAATCCGATGTTCCCGCAGAGGATCTCGAGAAGGAACGTCAGACTCTAACTGAACTCACAATCAACGAGGGCAAGCCCGAAAAGATTGTGCCGAAGATCGTTGAGGGGCGTATGAAGTCCTTCTACAAGGATCACTGCTTGCTTGATCAGGATTACGCAAAGGATCCCAAGCACACGGTGGGTCAGATCGTTGAACAGGCAGGCGGCGAAGTGAAGTCCTTCGTCCGCTTCCACGTAGGCGCTTAA
- the pyrH gene encoding UMP kinase — protein sequence MSAQQPRRVLLKLSGEVFGGGAVGLDSEVVSGVAKQIAQAVAQGVQVAVVVGGGNFFRGAELVTKGLDRARADYMGMLGTVMNALALQDFLEQAGVTCRVQSAIAMTQVAEPYIPLRAIRHMEKGRVVIFGAGAGMPYFSTDTVSAQRALETHCQELLVAKNGVDGVYTDDPKANPDAVRYDRVTYREALAEGLRVVDATAFGLCSENSLNMRVFGMNGQGNVTRALLGEKIGTLVTADEGTSK from the coding sequence ATGTCTGCACAACAACCTCGCCGAGTTCTCCTGAAGTTGTCTGGGGAGGTGTTCGGAGGAGGCGCCGTAGGGTTAGATTCCGAGGTAGTCTCCGGTGTTGCAAAGCAGATCGCGCAAGCCGTCGCGCAGGGCGTGCAAGTGGCAGTCGTTGTGGGCGGCGGAAATTTCTTCCGTGGTGCTGAGCTAGTCACCAAGGGCCTAGACCGAGCGCGCGCAGATTACATGGGCATGCTTGGTACGGTGATGAACGCCCTGGCTCTTCAGGATTTTCTAGAGCAGGCGGGAGTTACCTGCAGGGTCCAGTCGGCGATTGCTATGACCCAGGTCGCTGAGCCATACATCCCGCTTCGAGCCATCAGGCACATGGAAAAAGGTCGCGTAGTCATTTTCGGCGCTGGCGCTGGCATGCCATATTTCTCCACCGACACTGTCTCCGCGCAGCGAGCTCTGGAAACCCACTGCCAGGAGCTACTAGTTGCAAAGAATGGCGTGGATGGTGTTTACACCGATGATCCTAAGGCAAATCCAGATGCGGTGCGTTACGACCGAGTAACATACCGTGAGGCTCTGGCTGAAGGACTTCGCGTCGTTGACGCAACTGCATTCGGTCTTTGCAGCGAGAACAGTCTGAACATGCGTGTTTTTGGCATGAATGGGCAAGGGAACGTAACTCGCGCCTTATTAGGTGAGAAGATTGGAACACTGGTAACTGCAGACGAAGGGACAAGCAAGTGA
- the frr gene encoding ribosome recycling factor produces the protein MIKEVLSDCENRMKKALAFTREEFSNIRTGRANTSMFDSIQVDYYGAPTPLQQLASFNIPEARTVIVNPFDKGAMDAIIKAIRESDLGVNPTDDGKIIRVTLPALTEERRKEYVKLAKTKAEEGRIAVRGIRRKGMDQLDEIKKDGDAGEDDVERAQKDLEGLTKTYVEKVDKVMEAKEEELLTI, from the coding sequence GTGATTAAGGAAGTTCTTAGCGATTGCGAAAATCGAATGAAAAAGGCGTTGGCCTTTACCCGCGAAGAGTTCTCTAACATTCGCACGGGGCGCGCCAACACTTCGATGTTCGATTCTATTCAGGTTGATTACTATGGGGCGCCTACTCCTTTGCAGCAGCTTGCCTCGTTCAACATTCCTGAAGCTCGCACCGTCATTGTTAACCCATTTGACAAGGGCGCCATGGATGCCATTATCAAGGCAATTCGTGAGTCCGACCTTGGCGTTAACCCCACTGATGACGGCAAGATTATCCGTGTTACCCTGCCTGCCCTCACCGAGGAGCGTCGCAAGGAATACGTGAAGCTTGCTAAGACTAAGGCCGAAGAGGGCCGCATCGCGGTGCGCGGTATTCGTCGCAAGGGCATGGATCAACTCGACGAGATCAAGAAAGATGGCGACGCAGGCGAGGACGACGTTGAGCGTGCTCAAAAGGATCTCGAAGGCCTAACCAAGACCTATGTCGAGAAGGTCGACAAAGTCATGGAAGCGAAAGAAGAAGAACTGCTGACTATCTAG
- a CDS encoding phosphatidate cytidylyltransferase, translating to MRQRAKNILRPKATQERAKAAPTGKAGRNLPAAIGVGAALIGALLLSLLHPFPLAVLIILAGALGLYELAGAFARSDSEVMLPPLWVGMVGMVVCAYFIGPEGMMGAYFATLLALVLWRSVESLDQSAMRDILVSVFAATYVPFLGSFLVLIGSSPQGTWPVALAVLLPVCSDTGGYAAGVKWGKTPMAPKISPKKSWEGFAGSVVAAVVAGTVGMWLLGASPLWGILLGVAAATFGSLGDLGESLLKRDLGLKDMGWLLPGHGGVMDRLDSILLATPVCYFIFRVAFGW from the coding sequence GTGCGTCAACGAGCGAAGAACATTCTGCGGCCTAAAGCTACCCAAGAGCGGGCAAAAGCTGCCCCTACTGGAAAGGCCGGAAGGAATTTGCCTGCGGCGATTGGTGTGGGCGCTGCGCTCATTGGCGCACTTTTGCTTTCTTTGCTGCACCCGTTCCCACTTGCCGTGCTTATCATCCTCGCTGGCGCTTTAGGGCTTTACGAATTAGCTGGGGCATTTGCGCGATCAGATAGCGAGGTAATGTTGCCGCCCCTATGGGTCGGCATGGTGGGCATGGTCGTGTGCGCGTACTTTATTGGCCCTGAAGGGATGATGGGTGCCTATTTCGCTACTTTGTTGGCGCTGGTCTTGTGGCGCTCTGTTGAGTCACTTGATCAGTCAGCGATGCGGGACATCTTAGTCTCTGTCTTCGCTGCAACTTATGTTCCATTCCTTGGAAGTTTTCTTGTTCTAATAGGGTCTTCGCCGCAAGGTACGTGGCCCGTTGCGTTAGCTGTGCTGTTGCCGGTGTGCTCCGATACGGGCGGATATGCGGCAGGAGTTAAGTGGGGGAAGACCCCAATGGCACCAAAGATCTCGCCGAAGAAGTCCTGGGAGGGATTCGCAGGATCGGTGGTAGCTGCGGTAGTGGCGGGAACCGTCGGCATGTGGTTGTTGGGTGCATCACCGCTCTGGGGAATCTTGCTCGGCGTTGCAGCTGCCACATTTGGCTCACTTGGCGATCTGGGTGAATCTCTGCTAAAACGGGACCTCGGTCTAAAAGACATGGGATGGCTCCTGCCCGGACACGGAGGTGTTATGGACAGGTTGGATTCCATTCTTTTGGCGACTCCAGTTTGCTATTTTATCTTCCGCGTTGCGTTTGGTTGGTGA
- a CDS encoding DivIVA domain-containing protein, translating to MSEVFPKARWPKKGYTQNEVDSFFERARAAYEGGMPAEQFSSPEVRAVRFSMVRGGYATEVVDGALDRLEAAFVKRDRADHVAVNGQQAWLDRVASRATTLYPRLLRPAGERFDHPASGKGYDAEQVDQFLDRIASFFDDGEVLTADQIRGVTFKHARGTKAYEEGVVDAYLNRAIEILLSVE from the coding sequence ATGAGCGAGGTCTTTCCGAAAGCTAGATGGCCTAAGAAGGGCTACACCCAAAATGAGGTAGACAGCTTTTTTGAAAGAGCTCGGGCTGCCTACGAGGGCGGTATGCCGGCCGAGCAATTTAGTTCTCCCGAGGTTAGAGCAGTCCGGTTTTCTATGGTTCGTGGCGGATATGCTACCGAGGTCGTAGATGGGGCTCTGGATAGACTTGAAGCCGCCTTCGTGAAACGCGACCGAGCCGACCACGTGGCAGTAAACGGGCAACAAGCCTGGTTGGATCGGGTAGCTTCGAGGGCTACCACGCTTTACCCGCGCTTGCTGCGTCCGGCGGGGGAGCGCTTTGACCATCCTGCTTCTGGAAAGGGCTATGATGCCGAGCAGGTCGATCAGTTCCTAGATCGAATCGCTTCATTTTTTGACGATGGGGAAGTACTTACCGCCGATCAGATCAGGGGCGTCACCTTCAAGCATGCTCGCGGTACTAAAGCGTATGAAGAGGGCGTAGTAGACGCCTATCTGAATCGGGCTATTGAGATATTGCTGTCGGTAGAATGA
- the dxr gene encoding 1-deoxy-D-xylulose-5-phosphate reductoisomerase, translating into MKQISILGSTGSIGTQALEVIRTHPGEFEVIALACGGSNVELLRRQIDEFKPAFVAVANPLAKEKLSDISNVDFGAEAVVRAAKAVPNGTVLNGINGAVGLESTLAALQSGATLALANKESLVVGGSLVRAAMVRPGQIVPVDSEHSAIAQSLSGGVHNRGLTSQNQDGHSEVDKLVLTASGGPFRGKSRAELSAVTPQQALNHPTWAMGPVVTINSSTLVNKALELIEAYLLFDIAPENIIPVVHPQSIVHSMVTFKDGATLLQASPPSMKIPIALGLTWPKRLVEVAPALQWDKASAWTFEPIDSQTFPAIDIARQAVAASAAHPAVFNAANEVLVDAFLAGQVPYLAIVDTVQKVVAEFSGVDEPDLAQLHEAENWARTRAKQLLN; encoded by the coding sequence ATGAAACAGATATCAATACTAGGCTCTACGGGCTCCATCGGTACGCAGGCTTTGGAGGTCATTAGGACCCATCCTGGTGAATTCGAAGTCATAGCGTTAGCCTGTGGCGGTTCTAATGTAGAGCTGTTGCGTAGGCAGATTGACGAGTTCAAACCTGCGTTTGTTGCAGTAGCTAACCCACTTGCGAAGGAAAAGCTGTCCGACATCTCGAATGTTGATTTCGGCGCTGAAGCAGTAGTTCGTGCGGCTAAGGCTGTTCCTAATGGAACGGTACTAAATGGGATAAATGGTGCCGTGGGATTGGAATCTACACTCGCTGCTCTGCAAAGTGGTGCGACGCTCGCACTGGCTAACAAAGAGTCGCTTGTGGTTGGCGGTTCGCTTGTGCGAGCGGCTATGGTGCGGCCGGGCCAGATTGTTCCGGTGGATTCTGAGCACTCCGCTATTGCCCAATCGCTGTCGGGTGGAGTCCATAACCGTGGTCTTACTAGCCAGAATCAGGATGGCCATTCAGAGGTTGACAAGCTCGTTCTTACCGCCTCCGGGGGTCCTTTTAGGGGGAAGAGCCGGGCTGAACTTTCGGCAGTAACCCCGCAGCAAGCGTTGAACCACCCTACGTGGGCAATGGGGCCGGTGGTAACTATTAATTCATCTACCCTGGTGAATAAGGCCCTCGAACTGATTGAGGCATATCTTCTTTTCGATATCGCGCCCGAGAATATTATTCCTGTAGTACACCCCCAGTCCATTGTGCATTCCATGGTCACCTTCAAAGACGGTGCGACATTGCTGCAAGCATCCCCTCCATCTATGAAGATTCCAATTGCCCTTGGCCTCACCTGGCCAAAGAGACTGGTAGAAGTGGCACCGGCGTTGCAGTGGGATAAAGCTAGTGCTTGGACCTTCGAGCCGATCGATAGTCAAACCTTCCCTGCTATAGATATTGCTCGGCAGGCTGTCGCAGCTTCCGCTGCCCACCCCGCGGTGTTTAACGCCGCGAATGAGGTATTGGTAGATGCTTTCTTGGCAGGACAGGTGCCCTACCTGGCGATAGTTGACACGGTGCAAAAGGTTGTAGCGGAATTTTCAGGAGTTGACGAGCCTGATCTAGCTCAGCTTCATGAAGCTGAAAATTGGGCGCGAACTAGAGCGAAACAACTACTGAACTGA
- a CDS encoding M50 family metallopeptidase: MSFLLGVLVVVIGLIVSVALHECGHMLPAKKFGAAVPKYMVGFGPTLWAKRVGGTVYGIKAILLGGYVRIGGMFPPARADEVIGSIDGEPIRAADYELMDRSRQQDVRLTLAQEAREASAADLLDQHGRKAFWQLSASKKIVVMFSGPLVNLLLAVGCAVVTLAGIGVAVPETSLASVDSCSDASCHQAAFKGGLRSGDKITSIGGVPTNSWQDITRQIKAHSSQLTPFEVIRDGHTRTVRVTIPSDGPIGITAATSRKRLSASQVAQSVWQQFTGTLAVIGKLPVQVFEVSKSVFTGAPRDPNGVVSVVGVGHIAGDVASTAKVTLTDRIAMLISLWGGVNMALFAFNLIPLLPLDGGHIAGALWEGVRNFLARMRGQKKPQPVDTARLMPLTYGVFGVFLLLTVLLVVADFVVPIQLS, translated from the coding sequence ATGTCTTTCTTGCTTGGCGTTCTTGTCGTAGTAATCGGGCTCATCGTCTCGGTTGCTCTACACGAGTGCGGACATATGCTGCCCGCAAAGAAATTTGGTGCGGCCGTCCCTAAATACATGGTCGGGTTTGGGCCCACCCTCTGGGCTAAACGAGTTGGTGGAACTGTCTACGGCATAAAGGCTATTTTGCTGGGCGGTTATGTGCGTATTGGAGGAATGTTCCCACCCGCTAGAGCCGATGAGGTAATTGGCTCCATTGACGGTGAACCCATTAGGGCTGCTGACTACGAACTGATGGATAGAAGCCGGCAGCAGGACGTACGCCTCACACTGGCCCAGGAGGCCCGTGAGGCTTCTGCCGCTGACCTGCTAGATCAGCATGGCCGCAAAGCCTTTTGGCAGTTGTCCGCCTCGAAAAAAATCGTGGTCATGTTTTCAGGCCCCCTGGTGAATCTATTGCTCGCCGTTGGCTGTGCGGTGGTTACATTGGCAGGCATAGGGGTTGCAGTGCCTGAAACTTCGCTGGCAAGTGTTGATAGCTGTAGTGATGCGTCCTGTCACCAAGCGGCTTTCAAAGGGGGCTTGAGATCAGGGGACAAGATAACCTCCATAGGCGGAGTCCCGACGAATTCATGGCAAGATATTACGCGGCAAATTAAGGCGCACAGTAGCCAGCTAACCCCGTTTGAAGTTATCCGAGACGGTCATACTAGAACTGTTAGAGTGACTATACCTAGTGATGGACCTATTGGCATTACCGCTGCGACAAGCAGGAAACGTCTGAGTGCCTCACAGGTAGCCCAGAGTGTGTGGCAACAGTTCACAGGAACCTTAGCGGTAATCGGGAAACTGCCAGTTCAGGTATTTGAAGTTAGCAAGTCAGTCTTTACTGGAGCTCCGCGCGATCCGAATGGCGTCGTTTCTGTGGTCGGCGTAGGACACATTGCCGGAGACGTAGCTTCCACGGCAAAAGTTACGTTAACGGACCGCATCGCTATGCTTATTTCCCTGTGGGGCGGAGTGAATATGGCTTTGTTCGCTTTCAACCTAATTCCACTACTTCCTCTTGATGGCGGGCACATTGCAGGAGCGCTGTGGGAAGGTGTGCGTAATTTTTTGGCACGTATGCGGGGGCAGAAAAAGCCGCAACCTGTTGATACTGCGCGCCTAATGCCACTTACGTACGGGGTATTTGGAGTTTTTCTTTTGCTTACCGTGCTTCTTGTTGTTGCAGATTTTGTGGTCCCGATTCAGCTTTCGTGA
- the ispG gene encoding flavodoxin-dependent (E)-4-hydroxy-3-methylbut-2-enyl-diphosphate synthase, translated as MSVSEAVSLGMPEVRNVFPRKKTRKVRLGNLWVGGDAPVTVQSMCTTKTTDIGGTLQQIAELTAAGCDIVRVACPSADDAEALPIIAKKSNIPVIADIHFQPRYVFAAIEGGCAGVRVNPGNIRKFDDQIEDIVKAARDHGTSLRIGVNAGSLHPKLYKKYGGATPEAMVESAVWEASLFEQYDFHDFAISVKHHDPVTMIKTYELLSSKGDWPLHLGVTEAGPALQGTVKSATAFGALLRQGIGDTIRVSLSAPPVEEVKVGVEILQSLGLRDRTLEIVSCPSCGRAQVDVYTLANAVTEGLKDLKVPLRVAVMGCVVNGPGEAREADLGVASGNQKGKIFIKGKVVETVPETDIVPTLIRYANKLAEDMPEGEGEGVQVLV; from the coding sequence ATGTCTGTGAGTGAAGCTGTATCTTTAGGAATGCCAGAAGTTCGGAACGTTTTCCCCCGGAAGAAGACCCGTAAGGTCCGACTAGGTAATTTGTGGGTTGGTGGCGACGCTCCGGTCACGGTGCAGTCGATGTGCACTACTAAGACCACCGACATTGGCGGTACCTTGCAGCAAATCGCAGAGTTGACTGCTGCAGGATGCGATATTGTGCGAGTTGCCTGCCCGTCTGCGGATGACGCCGAAGCGCTTCCAATTATTGCGAAGAAGTCAAACATTCCGGTTATTGCCGATATCCATTTCCAGCCCAGGTACGTCTTTGCTGCTATCGAGGGCGGCTGTGCAGGGGTGCGTGTGAACCCGGGAAATATCCGCAAGTTTGACGATCAGATTGAAGATATTGTCAAGGCGGCTAGGGACCACGGGACGTCTCTGCGTATCGGAGTCAATGCAGGTTCTTTGCACCCGAAACTTTACAAGAAGTATGGAGGGGCTACTCCGGAAGCAATGGTGGAGTCCGCCGTCTGGGAAGCGTCGCTTTTTGAGCAGTATGATTTCCACGATTTTGCTATTTCTGTGAAGCACCACGATCCGGTCACAATGATTAAGACTTATGAGCTGCTGTCTTCGAAGGGGGACTGGCCGCTACATCTTGGAGTGACTGAAGCGGGTCCTGCTCTGCAGGGGACGGTTAAGTCCGCTACCGCTTTTGGTGCACTATTGCGCCAGGGCATTGGCGATACGATTCGCGTCTCCCTGTCTGCTCCTCCCGTTGAAGAGGTAAAGGTAGGGGTTGAAATCCTACAGTCTCTGGGTCTTCGTGACCGTACGCTCGAGATTGTCTCGTGTCCGTCGTGTGGGCGTGCCCAGGTGGATGTCTACACTTTGGCGAATGCCGTTACAGAGGGATTGAAAGATTTGAAGGTTCCGCTCCGAGTAGCGGTTATGGGATGTGTCGTCAACGGCCCGGGTGAAGCTCGTGAGGCTGATCTTGGCGTGGCTTCCGGCAATCAAAAGGGCAAGATCTTTATTAAGGGAAAGGTCGTCGAGACAGTCCCCGAGACCGATATTGTGCCTACACTGATCCGGTATGCCAACAAGCTTGCCGAAGACATGCCCGAGGGCGAAGGCGAAGGGGTTCAAGTCCTGGTATAG